AAGCGACCCATTGCGGCACTCACCGGCACGGGCTACAGCGTCCCGCGGCACGTCATGACCAACCATGACTTCGCCGCCATGGGCATCGAGACCTCGCACGAGTGGATCGTCGAGCGCTCCGGCATCGTGCAACGCCACATCGCGCGCGATGGCGAGTCCACCTGCAGCATGGCCGCCGACGCCGCCCGGAAGGCGATGCAGAAGGCGGGCATCACCGCCGCCGAGATCGACGCGATCATCCTCTCCACCGCCACGCCGGACCGCCTGCTCCCCGCCACCGCCGTGGATGTGCAGGCGGCCCTCGGCGCCACCCGCGCCGCCGCCTTCGACCTCTCGGCGGCGTGCAGCGGGTGGCTCTACGGGCTCACCGTGGCGGAGGGGCTGATCGCGGCCGGCACGATCGAGACGGCCCTGGTGGTCGGCTCCGAGAAGATGAGCGCGATCGTGGACTGGCAGGACCGCAGCACCGCGGTGCTCTTCGGCGACGGCGCCGGCGCCGCGATCGTGCGG
The genomic region above belongs to Gemmatimonadaceae bacterium and contains:
- a CDS encoding ketoacyl-ACP synthase III, which codes for MKRPIAALTGTGYSVPRHVMTNHDFAAMGIETSHEWIVERSGIVQRHIARDGESTCSMAADAARKAMQKAGITAAEIDAIILSTATPDRLLPATAVDVQAALGATRAAAFDLSAACSGWLYGLTVAEGLIAAGTIETALVVGSEKMSAIVDWQDRSTAVLFGDGAGAAIVRRSDGKRGILSAFLRSDGQLAELLWRPSGGARQPFSLPVLEDRSSYVQMAGREVFRHAVRSMAEACDRALDGARLTGKDIDLLIPHQANVRIIEATAKHANVPMDKVYVNVNRFGNTSSASIGIALDEAISAGRVRSGDTVLLCAFGAGFTWGSMVVRL